From Deltaproteobacteria bacterium:
ACCCCCTCAAACGGCGGTGTGTAGCGAGCGGACAACAGGCCCACTGCTGCAATCACAAACTGTGCACTAGTGCGCTGACCATTCTCCAACTGAATATCCCAGCGATTGGTCTTCTCGTCATAGATCACCGAGGTCACATGCGAATTGAACTGGATATCTTTGCGCAGGTTAAACTTGTCCGCAACGTAATTGAGATACTTCTCGTTTTCCGGCTGACCGGAATAATGTTCCTTCCAATCCCACTCCTGCAACAATTCCTTCGACCACGAATAGCCGTAGGTCTCGCTCTCAGAATCGAAACGACAACCGGGGTACCGGTTCCAATACCAGGTACCGCCCACATTGCTCCCATCTTCATAGCAACGCACCGAGAACCCAAGTTCTCGTAGACGATACAGTTGATACAAGCCGGAGACGCCGGCGCCGATGACGATCGCGTCAAATCGTTCGACCGTCCCAGTCCCTACCGCTGCTTTCTGCTGTGTGGTCGTGGTCATCCCTTCAGTCGTACTCATACGCCCTCCTTAACGTTGTGTTGAGCCTGCATGGCCTCAAGCAGGCTTAGGTTATTTCGCAGGTGTCGGCGGCAGATGTCAAGCTGCGCGTCAGATTCGTTAGGGGGGTGCATTCGCCCGCAGGTCTGGGTACAACACGGAAGAATTGTCGTAACCGTCGGGAACATCACTATCATCTGGCAGAAGACGGGAGAGGAGACAAATGACACTTGAAGACCGGGTTGCGTTGCTTGAAAACGTGCGCGAGATCGAGCAACTGAAGTATCGCTACGCGCGCTGCTGCGACGGTGGCTATGACCTCGATGGGTTCAGGGCAATCTTCGTTCCCAACGGCACGTGGTCGGCGAATGGTTATGGCGAATTTCACGGCCACGAGGAGATCTGTAATTTTTTTCGGGAGCTGTCGCAGTCCGTGGTCGACGTGCTGCACTACGTGACTTCACCTCACATCACGATCGCCGAGGATGGACGCACGGCAACCGGAACATTCTATCTGCACTGCTTATCGCGCGTCTGTCGTAAACGTGACCGGTCGTTGATTGATTTCGTCGTTCAGATGGGAGCCTACACCGACACGTTCGTCAAAACTGATGCCGGATGGCGCTTCACGTCCATCAATGTCAACGTCACGCATACGAACCGGCTCGATACGCACTCGGAAGCTTACACCTAGGAGTCATACGCATGGAATACCAGACCATCATCGAGGAACGGCATGGTGCCGTTACCCGCCTCATCACCAACCGCCCGCGGTACAAGAATGCCCAATCGCGCCTGATGATCGAGGAGCTGGACCACGCCTTTGCGGCGGCGGACGCCGACGACGAGGTCCCCGTCATCATACTGGCGGCGGCAGGTGATACCTTCTCTTCTGGGCATGACATCGGGACAGCGGAA
This genomic window contains:
- a CDS encoding nuclear transport factor 2 family protein, producing the protein MTLEDRVALLENVREIEQLKYRYARCCDGGYDLDGFRAIFVPNGTWSANGYGEFHGHEEICNFFRELSQSVVDVLHYVTSPHITIAEDGRTATGTFYLHCLSRVCRKRDRSLIDFVVQMGAYTDTFVKTDAGWRFTSINVNVTHTNRLDTHSEAYT